In a single window of the Terrirubrum flagellatum genome:
- a CDS encoding type II toxin-antitoxin system RelE/ParE family toxin, with protein MSWTVETLDEIVEAELAAWPKDMLARFRWIASLIATQGLERVREPHIKHLEDALWEMRLKGRDGISRALYVTARERRVVVVRVFIKKTPKTPRREIELALARAARVR; from the coding sequence TTGAGCTGGACGGTTGAGACGCTGGACGAGATCGTCGAAGCCGAACTGGCGGCCTGGCCAAAGGACATGCTGGCGAGATTTCGATGGATCGCGAGTTTGATCGCGACGCAGGGGCTGGAGCGCGTGCGCGAGCCTCACATCAAGCATCTGGAGGATGCGCTGTGGGAAATGCGGCTCAAAGGAAGGGACGGAATCTCGCGAGCGCTCTACGTGACGGCGCGGGAAAGACGAGTCGTCGTGGTGAGAGTGTTCATCAAGAAGACGCCAAAGACGCCGCGTCGCGAAATCGAGCTGGCGCTGGCGCGCGCGGCAAGAGTCAGGTGA
- a CDS encoding DUF6036 family nucleotidyltransferase, whose translation MITRRALEHVLRACASITGEKRFVVVGSSGIVAIVDNPPPEMLKTREIDLYAPDASDVERVSDLIDGSIGSGSLFESTFGYAADGVSPGTAVLPADWRTRATIFSSEDSGGATAVIPSINDIALSKLVAWREKDREWIAAAIAHGFADPDQIAGIAASLPPTDTPPEELQRRLAVIGNPPRPVL comes from the coding sequence ATGATCACCCGTCGCGCGCTCGAACATGTGCTGCGCGCTTGCGCGTCGATTACCGGCGAGAAGAGATTCGTCGTGGTCGGGTCGTCCGGCATTGTTGCGATAGTCGATAATCCGCCGCCGGAGATGTTGAAAACGCGCGAGATCGACCTCTATGCGCCGGACGCGTCGGATGTCGAACGGGTGTCCGATCTGATCGACGGATCGATCGGCTCGGGCTCCCTCTTTGAATCGACATTCGGTTACGCCGCCGATGGCGTGTCGCCCGGCACAGCCGTTCTGCCGGCTGACTGGCGGACGCGCGCAACTATCTTCAGCAGCGAGGACAGCGGAGGCGCGACCGCTGTCATTCCCTCGATCAATGATATCGCCCTTTCGAAGCTGGTCGCATGGCGCGAGAAGGATCGGGAATGGATCGCCGCAGCGATCGCGCACGGTTTCGCCGATCCTGACCAGATCGCGGGGATCGCGGCGAGCCTTCCACCCACGGACACCCCGCCCGAAGAGCTGCAAAGACGTCTGGCCGTCATTGGAAATCCGCCGCGGCCCGTCCTATAA
- a CDS encoding RidA family protein, translating to MIRRTSPYGGILHEVVEHQGVLYFGGMVSEDLSLDMGGQARDVFRQLDLLLGQHGSDKTKILSALVFVSDLALKSAFNEEWKSYFAAEHLPARAAVQVGGLGEDVLLEIVFTAAVRSR from the coding sequence ATGATCCGGCGCACCAGCCCCTATGGCGGCATCCTGCATGAGGTCGTCGAGCATCAGGGCGTGCTCTATTTCGGCGGCATGGTCTCGGAAGACCTGTCGCTCGATATGGGCGGTCAGGCGCGCGACGTGTTCCGCCAGCTCGACCTGCTGCTTGGCCAGCATGGATCGGACAAGACAAAAATTCTCTCGGCGCTCGTCTTCGTCTCGGACCTCGCGCTCAAGTCCGCCTTCAACGAGGAGTGGAAGAGCTATTTCGCCGCAGAGCATCTGCCGGCGCGCGCGGCGGTGCAGGTCGGCGGACTGGGCGAGGACGTGCTGCTCGAAATCGTCTTCACGGCGGCGGTTAGATCACGATGA
- a CDS encoding methylmalonyl-CoA mutase family protein, with protein sequence MTRLSLAAEFPAATETQWRDAVARALKGADFDKKLLSRTADGIVIQPLYAKANGAVITKAAPGPWRVMQRVDAPSPELANELALADLAGGADALSLVLAGAQGARGYGLCIETAADLARALDGVKLDLISLRVETAPWMGRVIAGMIAAMIEKAGYDPAALDIDFGLDPIGDFSVRGKAPAPFETMFSRVHEVAATLREKGFSRARFLRCDARWAHEAGASEAQELGYALAAGVTYLRALEARGFSLDQARDAISFLLVADADEFMTVAKFRAMRKLWARVEQACKLTPKPIRLAAETAWRSVTKRDPHTNMLRATISVFSAGIGGADSIAVLPFTSALGLADAFARRVARNAQLILIEESNLAKVADPAAGAGGFETLTDQLCEKAWAAFQEIEREGGVVASLVTGGLQARIGAARAAREKAIATRREPITGTSEFPNIHEAEPATLDVEQPPEQPRNGERLSGPHLDFAGMIAKFSAGVARGAMSAVTQDGEQCEPLPSHRLAEPYEALRDHADGVLAATGHRPRVFLANLGALAAFTARAMFAKNFFEAGGIEAVSNDGFAEEDGATDLVALTDSFKRSGAKLACICGSDDIYHREGTDAAMALQASGASAIYLAGKPADLDAALHAAGVSRFIHLGCDAVAALSEAQGVGE encoded by the coding sequence ATGACCCGTCTGTCTCTCGCCGCCGAATTTCCCGCCGCCACGGAAACGCAATGGCGCGACGCCGTCGCGCGGGCGCTGAAAGGCGCCGATTTCGACAAGAAGCTTCTGTCGCGCACCGCTGACGGCATCGTCATCCAGCCGCTCTACGCCAAGGCGAATGGCGCGGTGATCACGAAGGCCGCGCCCGGCCCCTGGCGCGTGATGCAGCGGGTCGACGCGCCTTCGCCGGAGCTCGCCAATGAACTCGCGCTCGCCGACCTCGCCGGCGGGGCTGATGCGCTGTCGCTCGTGCTCGCCGGCGCGCAAGGCGCGCGCGGCTATGGGCTGTGCATCGAGACCGCGGCCGATCTCGCGCGCGCGCTCGATGGCGTGAAGCTCGATCTCATTTCGCTGCGCGTCGAGACGGCGCCATGGATGGGCCGCGTGATCGCGGGCATGATCGCAGCAATGATCGAGAAGGCGGGCTATGATCCCGCCGCGCTCGACATCGACTTCGGGCTCGACCCCATCGGCGACTTCTCGGTGCGCGGCAAGGCGCCGGCGCCATTCGAGACGATGTTCTCGCGCGTGCATGAGGTTGCCGCGACCTTGCGCGAGAAAGGCTTCTCGCGCGCGCGGTTCCTGCGCTGCGACGCGCGCTGGGCGCATGAGGCCGGCGCGAGCGAGGCGCAGGAGCTTGGCTATGCGCTCGCCGCCGGCGTCACCTATCTGCGCGCGCTCGAAGCGCGCGGCTTCTCGCTCGATCAGGCGCGCGACGCGATCTCGTTCCTGCTCGTCGCCGACGCCGATGAATTCATGACGGTGGCCAAATTCCGCGCCATGCGGAAATTGTGGGCGCGCGTCGAGCAGGCCTGCAAGCTGACGCCGAAGCCGATCCGGCTCGCCGCCGAAACCGCCTGGCGCAGCGTGACGAAGCGCGATCCCCACACCAACATGCTGCGTGCGACGATATCAGTCTTCTCGGCCGGGATCGGCGGCGCCGACAGCATCGCCGTGCTGCCCTTCACGAGCGCGCTTGGACTTGCCGACGCCTTCGCCCGGCGCGTGGCGCGAAATGCGCAGCTTATCCTGATCGAGGAATCGAATCTGGCGAAAGTCGCGGATCCCGCCGCCGGCGCCGGCGGTTTCGAGACGCTGACCGATCAGCTCTGCGAGAAGGCCTGGGCCGCGTTCCAGGAGATCGAGCGCGAGGGCGGCGTTGTCGCGTCGCTCGTCACGGGCGGATTGCAGGCGCGCATCGGCGCCGCGCGCGCCGCGCGTGAGAAGGCGATCGCCACACGACGAGAGCCGATCACAGGCACAAGCGAATTTCCCAACATTCATGAAGCCGAGCCTGCGACGCTCGATGTCGAGCAGCCGCCGGAACAGCCGCGCAATGGCGAAAGATTGTCCGGTCCGCATCTCGATTTCGCCGGCATGATCGCGAAATTCAGCGCGGGCGTCGCGCGCGGCGCCATGAGCGCCGTGACGCAGGATGGTGAGCAGTGCGAGCCATTGCCCTCGCACCGCTTGGCCGAGCCCTACGAAGCGTTGCGTGATCACGCCGACGGCGTGCTCGCGGCGACCGGCCATCGCCCGCGCGTGTTTCTCGCCAATCTCGGCGCGCTCGCAGCGTTCACGGCGCGCGCGATGTTCGCGAAGAATTTCTTCGAAGCTGGCGGGATCGAGGCCGTCAGCAATGACGGTTTCGCGGAAGAAGATGGCGCGACCGACCTCGTCGCCCTGACCGATTCCTTCAAGCGCTCCGGCGCCAAGCTCGCCTGCATCTGCGGCTCCGACGACATCTATCATCGCGAGGGAACCGACGCCGCGATGGCGCTGCAGGCCAGCGGCGCGAGCGCGATCTATCTCGCGGGCAAGCCGGCCGATCTCGACGCCGCTCTGCATGCCGCCGGCGTGTCGCGCTTCATCCATCTCGGCTGCGACGCCGTCGCGGCGCTATCGGAGGCGCAGGGCGTGGGCGAGTGA
- the scpA gene encoding methylmalonyl-CoA mutase, whose product MSRIPNFSDIAFAEAAAAITRGSAGEPWLTPEGIPVKPIYGPEDRKGIDFLDTWPGLAPYVRGPYPTMYVNQPWTIRQYAGFSTAEDSNAFYRRNLAAGQKGLSVAFDLATHRGYDSDHPRVSGDVGMAGVAIDSIYDMRTLFSGIPLDQMSVSMTMNGAVLPVLALYIVAAEEQGVAHKQLSGTIQNDILKEFMVRNTYIYPPEGSMRIISDIFGFTSREMPKFNSISISGYHMQEAGATQDLELAYTLADGVEYIRAGLAASLDIDAFAPRLSFFWAIGMNFFMEVAKLRAARLLWAKLVKDFKPKSEKSLPLRTHSQTSGWSLTAQDVFNNVARTMIEAMAATQGHTQSLHTNALDEALALPTDFSARIARNTQILLQQESGTTRIIDPWGGSYYVEKLTQELAQKAWSHIREVEGLGGMAKAIEAGIPKLRIEEAAAKTQARIDSGAQSVIGVNKFRPDNEADIDVLKVENATVRKAQIDKLKRLKAERSQKDVDSALDSLSHAAGTGDGNLLDLAVKAARAKATVGEISLALEKVWGRHRAEIRAISGVYKREAGRMSPQVDRVRGMVEAFEENDGRRPRILVAKMGQDGHDRGQKVIASAFADLGFDVDIGPLFATPDEAARQAIENDVHIVGVSSLAAGHLTLVPELKAALAKEGRPDIMIVVGGVIPPQDFDALMKAGASAIFPPGTAIPNAAEKLLDDLNARLGYAQKSAAE is encoded by the coding sequence ATGAGCCGCATCCCGAATTTCAGCGATATCGCATTCGCGGAGGCGGCCGCCGCGATCACGCGCGGAAGCGCGGGCGAGCCCTGGCTCACCCCCGAAGGCATTCCGGTGAAGCCGATCTACGGGCCTGAGGACCGCAAGGGGATCGACTTCCTCGACACCTGGCCTGGCCTCGCGCCTTATGTGCGCGGCCCCTACCCCACCATGTATGTCAACCAGCCCTGGACGATCCGGCAATATGCCGGCTTCTCCACGGCGGAAGATTCGAACGCCTTCTATCGCCGCAATCTCGCGGCGGGACAGAAGGGCCTTTCCGTCGCCTTCGATCTCGCGACCCATCGCGGTTACGATTCCGACCATCCGCGCGTGTCGGGCGACGTCGGCATGGCGGGAGTGGCCATCGATTCGATCTACGACATGCGGACGCTGTTCTCCGGCATCCCGCTCGACCAGATGTCGGTGTCGATGACGATGAACGGCGCGGTGCTTCCCGTTCTCGCGCTCTACATCGTCGCGGCCGAGGAACAGGGCGTCGCGCACAAGCAGCTCTCTGGCACGATCCAGAACGACATCCTCAAAGAATTCATGGTGCGCAACACCTATATCTATCCCCCCGAGGGGTCGATGCGCATCATCTCCGACATTTTCGGCTTCACCTCGCGCGAGATGCCGAAATTCAACTCGATCTCGATCTCCGGCTATCACATGCAGGAAGCCGGCGCGACGCAGGATCTCGAACTCGCCTACACCCTCGCCGACGGCGTCGAATATATCCGCGCCGGGCTCGCCGCCAGCCTCGACATCGACGCGTTTGCGCCGCGCCTGTCGTTCTTCTGGGCGATCGGCATGAATTTCTTCATGGAGGTGGCGAAGCTGCGCGCCGCCCGCCTTCTCTGGGCGAAGCTCGTCAAGGACTTCAAGCCGAAGAGCGAAAAGTCGCTGCCGCTGCGCACGCATTCGCAGACGTCCGGATGGTCGCTCACCGCGCAGGACGTGTTCAACAATGTCGCGCGCACCATGATCGAGGCGATGGCGGCGACGCAGGGCCACACGCAGTCGCTGCACACCAACGCGCTCGACGAGGCGCTGGCGCTGCCAACGGATTTCTCGGCGCGCATCGCGCGCAACACGCAAATCCTGTTGCAGCAGGAGAGCGGCACGACGCGCATCATCGATCCCTGGGGCGGCAGCTATTACGTGGAGAAGCTGACGCAGGAGCTCGCCCAAAAGGCGTGGAGCCATATCCGCGAAGTGGAAGGGCTCGGCGGCATGGCGAAGGCGATCGAGGCCGGCATTCCCAAGCTGCGCATCGAGGAAGCCGCCGCGAAGACGCAGGCGCGCATCGATTCCGGCGCGCAATCGGTCATCGGCGTCAACAAGTTCCGGCCGGACAATGAGGCCGACATCGACGTGCTCAAGGTCGAGAACGCGACCGTGCGCAAGGCGCAGATCGACAAGCTGAAGCGGCTGAAGGCGGAGCGCTCGCAGAAGGACGTGGATTCCGCGCTCGACTCGCTGTCGCACGCCGCCGGAACCGGCGACGGCAACCTGCTCGATCTCGCGGTGAAGGCGGCGCGCGCGAAAGCCACGGTTGGCGAGATTTCGCTCGCGCTGGAGAAGGTGTGGGGACGCCATCGCGCCGAAATCCGAGCCATCTCCGGCGTCTACAAGCGGGAGGCGGGGCGCATGTCGCCGCAGGTGGATCGCGTGCGCGGGATGGTCGAGGCCTTCGAGGAGAATGACGGCCGTCGGCCGCGCATCCTCGTCGCCAAGATGGGCCAGGACGGGCACGACCGCGGCCAGAAGGTGATCGCGTCCGCCTTCGCCGATCTCGGCTTCGACGTCGATATCGGGCCGCTGTTTGCGACGCCCGATGAAGCCGCGCGTCAGGCGATCGAGAACGACGTGCATATCGTCGGCGTGTCCTCCCTTGCAGCGGGCCATCTGACGCTGGTGCCGGAGCTGAAGGCCGCGCTCGCGAAAGAGGGCCGTCCCGACATCATGATCGTCGTCGGCGGCGTGATCCCGCCGCAGGATTTCGACGCGCTGATGAAGGCCGGCGCCTCCGCCATCTTCCCGCCGGGCACTGCGATTCCGAACGCTGCGGAGAAGCTGCTCGACGACCTCAACGCGCGGCTTGGCTATGCGCAGAAGAGCGCGGCGGAATAG
- a CDS encoding helicase HerA-like domain-containing protein: MADDSIYLGKTAAPDAKDEQLYLKFGNRHGLVTGATGTGKTVSLQVMAEGFSNAGVPVFAADIKGDLSGVAAMGEEKDWVKKRCADIGYKWQADAFPVTFWDMFGEQGHPVRATITEMGPLLMARLLQLNDVQEGVLNIVFRIADDEHLPLIDLKDLRALLAYISENAAKLTTQYGNIATQSVGAIQRTLLVLENQGAAKFFGEPALDLADMMKTDRDGRGIINILAADKLMANPQLYATFLLWLVSELFEKLPEVGDLDKPKLVFFFDEAHLLFNDAPKSLLTAVEQVVRLIRSKGVGIYFVTQNPLDVPDTVLGQLGNRLQHALRAFTPRDQKAVQTAADTFRQNPKFSTAEAITQLAVGEALVSVLEGKGTPTMVERTLVHPPSGRVGPLKPEERRDVISRSVVRGKYDTAIDSESAYELLQKRREMAEQPAKEASASGGIGGILGSIFGGGSAPAPSGKGSGGGRGRMGMGELVARRVASTVASQVGNAIVRGVLGSIMGGRR; the protein is encoded by the coding sequence ATGGCTGACGATTCGATCTATCTCGGGAAGACCGCTGCGCCGGACGCCAAGGACGAGCAGCTCTATCTCAAATTCGGCAACCGTCACGGCCTCGTCACCGGCGCGACGGGCACCGGCAAGACCGTGTCGCTGCAGGTGATGGCCGAAGGCTTCTCGAACGCCGGCGTTCCCGTTTTCGCCGCCGACATCAAGGGCGACCTCTCCGGCGTGGCGGCGATGGGCGAGGAGAAGGACTGGGTCAAGAAGCGCTGCGCCGACATCGGCTACAAGTGGCAGGCGGACGCGTTCCCCGTGACCTTCTGGGACATGTTCGGCGAGCAGGGCCATCCCGTTCGCGCCACCATCACCGAAATGGGGCCGCTGTTGATGGCGCGCCTGCTGCAACTCAACGACGTGCAGGAAGGTGTGCTCAACATCGTCTTCCGCATCGCCGATGACGAGCATCTGCCTCTGATCGATCTCAAGGATCTGCGCGCGCTCCTCGCCTACATCTCGGAGAACGCGGCCAAGCTCACGACGCAGTATGGCAACATCGCCACGCAGTCGGTCGGCGCGATCCAGCGCACGTTGTTGGTGCTCGAGAATCAGGGCGCAGCGAAATTCTTCGGCGAGCCGGCGCTCGATCTCGCCGACATGATGAAGACCGATCGCGACGGCCGCGGGATCATCAATATTCTCGCCGCCGACAAGCTGATGGCCAACCCACAGCTCTATGCGACGTTCCTGCTCTGGCTCGTGTCCGAACTGTTCGAGAAGCTTCCCGAGGTCGGCGATCTCGACAAGCCGAAGCTTGTCTTCTTCTTCGACGAGGCGCATCTCCTCTTCAACGACGCGCCAAAATCGCTGCTCACCGCCGTCGAGCAGGTGGTGCGCCTGATCCGCTCGAAGGGCGTCGGCATCTATTTCGTCACGCAGAATCCGCTCGACGTGCCCGACACCGTGCTCGGCCAGCTCGGCAACAGGTTGCAGCATGCCTTGCGCGCCTTTACGCCGCGCGATCAGAAAGCGGTGCAGACGGCGGCCGACACCTTCCGCCAGAATCCGAAATTCTCCACCGCCGAAGCCATCACGCAGCTCGCGGTCGGCGAGGCGCTGGTGTCGGTGCTCGAAGGCAAGGGCACGCCGACCATGGTCGAGCGCACGCTGGTTCATCCGCCGTCGGGACGCGTCGGGCCGCTCAAGCCGGAAGAGCGCCGCGACGTGATTTCGCGCAGCGTCGTGCGCGGCAAATATGACACTGCGATCGACAGCGAATCCGCCTACGAACTCCTGCAGAAGCGCAGGGAGATGGCGGAACAGCCGGCGAAAGAAGCGTCCGCTTCAGGCGGCATCGGCGGCATCCTTGGCTCGATCTTCGGCGGCGGCTCGGCGCCGGCGCCATCGGGCAAGGGATCGGGCGGCGGCCGGGGCCGCATGGGGATGGGCGAGCTTGTCGCCCGCCGCGTCGCTTCGACGGTGGCGAGCCAGGTCGGCAACGCCATCGTGCGCGGCGTGCTCGGCTCGATCATGGGCGGAAGGCGTTGA
- a CDS encoding methyl-accepting chemotaxis protein: protein MAGLQGAAAVAVDDSDFETPEAPEASPHASSFDRGPAFKLIERDLGEAHAVAQRASHEMKRSAEGQIQGAKQVSDLAGSVGSVAASFARGAKEMAVALDDIRTSSSAISAHVARANSMTASATEKTARAEDAVTELGRVAEQIAGVIELVSYIAQQTTMLSHNANIQAARAGEEGRGFAVIALEVRKLSEDTRAATETVQKQIAALRAASQSCRDSVSMVTAEVKNTAQLCASIDDSARSQLTSVAQLSASAAESARDAEALSEQSRSLQQIAADSLAAAELIASQSSTTDDALGKLHDNLFILTTQTRERDPDDLDMRRPILLRCALSVGPLNFSGETIEFGMDGAILRLPQADEELEGEKALCRVEKIGALHTEILRVDKLGVHVRFHRASDGIAEAARKAMREENERMAPLIARATQGAFAISRAMEQALSDRLLTETQLFDTNYRVISGTNPVQYSNAAVHTLEKLLTPIQEAILAKDDKLAFCCAVDLNAYLPVHNKRYSQPQKANDVVWNTANCRNKRIFADRAGLAAARNTHPHLVQFYARDMGGGKFVMMKEIDAPVVVNGRHWGGFRTSYSI, encoded by the coding sequence ATGGCAGGGCTTCAAGGCGCCGCCGCCGTTGCGGTGGATGACAGCGACTTCGAGACGCCGGAGGCGCCCGAAGCGTCGCCGCACGCCAGCTCCTTTGACCGCGGCCCGGCCTTCAAGCTGATCGAGCGCGATCTCGGCGAAGCCCATGCGGTCGCCCAGCGCGCCTCCCATGAGATGAAGCGCTCCGCCGAGGGGCAAATTCAGGGCGCCAAGCAGGTTTCCGATCTTGCCGGGTCCGTGGGCTCCGTCGCCGCAAGCTTCGCGCGCGGCGCCAAGGAGATGGCGGTCGCGCTCGACGACATCCGCACCTCCTCAAGCGCCATCAGCGCCCATGTGGCGCGCGCCAACAGCATGACCGCGTCCGCGACCGAGAAGACGGCGCGCGCTGAAGACGCCGTGACCGAGCTCGGCCGCGTCGCCGAACAGATCGCCGGCGTCATCGAACTCGTCTCCTATATCGCGCAGCAGACGACGATGCTGTCGCACAACGCCAACATCCAGGCGGCCCGCGCCGGCGAAGAGGGCCGCGGCTTCGCCGTGATCGCGCTCGAAGTGCGCAAGCTCTCCGAAGACACGCGCGCCGCCACCGAGACCGTGCAGAAGCAGATCGCGGCGCTGCGCGCCGCCAGCCAGTCCTGCCGCGACTCCGTCTCGATGGTGACGGCGGAAGTGAAGAACACGGCGCAGCTCTGCGCCTCGATCGATGACTCCGCGCGCTCGCAGCTCACCAGCGTAGCGCAGCTCTCGGCGAGCGCGGCGGAAAGCGCCAGGGACGCCGAAGCGCTTTCCGAGCAGAGCCGTTCGCTGCAGCAGATCGCGGCGGATTCGCTCGCCGCGGCCGAATTGATCGCCAGCCAGAGCTCGACCACGGACGACGCGCTGGGTAAGCTGCACGACAATCTCTTCATCCTGACGACGCAGACGCGCGAGCGCGATCCTGACGATCTCGACATGCGTCGGCCGATCCTGCTGCGCTGCGCATTGTCCGTTGGCCCGCTCAACTTCTCCGGCGAGACGATCGAGTTCGGCATGGACGGCGCGATCCTGCGTCTGCCGCAGGCTGATGAAGAGCTTGAAGGCGAAAAGGCTCTCTGCCGCGTCGAGAAGATCGGCGCATTGCATACCGAGATCCTGCGCGTCGACAAGCTTGGCGTGCATGTGCGTTTCCATCGCGCTTCGGACGGAATCGCCGAGGCCGCGCGCAAGGCGATGCGCGAGGAAAATGAGCGCATGGCGCCGCTGATCGCGCGCGCCACGCAAGGCGCCTTCGCCATTTCGCGCGCCATGGAGCAGGCGCTGAGTGATCGCCTGCTCACGGAAACGCAGCTTTTCGACACGAATTATCGCGTCATATCAGGCACGAATCCGGTGCAATATTCAAACGCCGCCGTTCACACGCTGGAGAAGCTCCTGACTCCCATCCAGGAAGCGATCCTCGCCAAGGATGACAAGCTCGCCTTCTGCTGCGCGGTCGACCTCAACGCCTATCTGCCTGTCCACAACAAGCGTTATTCACAACCGCAGAAGGCGAACGACGTCGTCTGGAACACTGCGAACTGCCGCAACAAGCGCATCTTCGCCGATCGCGCCGGCCTCGCAGCCGCACGCAACACCCATCCGCATCTCGTCCAGTTCTATGCGCGCGACATGGGCGGCGGAAAATTCGTGATGATGAAAGAGATCGACGCGCCTGTGGTCGTCAATGGCCGCCACTGGGGCGGCTTCCGGACGAGTTATTCGATCTGA
- a CDS encoding helix-turn-helix transcriptional regulator: protein MKGKTVNELHQEWMKDPAYRREYEALEPEFALISSLIAARARAGLTQEEIAKRMGTTQSVVARLEGGGTLPSTRTLQRYAEATGSRLKITLEPVK from the coding sequence GTGAAAGGCAAAACCGTCAACGAGCTTCATCAGGAATGGATGAAAGACCCTGCCTATCGCAGGGAATACGAAGCGCTCGAACCCGAATTCGCGCTGATCTCATCGCTGATCGCCGCCCGCGCGCGCGCGGGCCTGACACAGGAAGAGATCGCAAAACGCATGGGCACCACCCAATCGGTCGTCGCGCGTCTTGAAGGCGGCGGCACGCTGCCATCGACGCGCACTCTCCAGCGCTATGCCGAGGCGACGGGATCGCGGCTCAAGATCACGCTGGAGCCCGTGAAGTAG
- a CDS encoding glutathione S-transferase family protein gives MLTLYLAPGSSSMAPHIALYETGAPFEIRALSFSRRENRTPAYLALNPEGKVPTLLVDGRPLTEVAAILFYLAKRFPEAELLPANDIDADAAAISWMSFIASTIHPARRRGLERAREVYEIADRRLGDNVWALGAYSVVDIHLFRLYWRFRNSLKPGDDEFPNLAAHHDRMLIRPAVQKALHVESEIGYELPA, from the coding sequence TTGCTGACGCTTTATCTTGCGCCTGGATCGAGTTCGATGGCGCCTCATATCGCGCTGTACGAAACCGGCGCTCCATTCGAGATTCGCGCGCTGTCATTCTCGCGCCGAGAGAACCGGACGCCTGCCTATCTTGCTCTCAACCCGGAAGGAAAGGTTCCTACATTGCTGGTCGACGGCCGACCGCTTACAGAGGTCGCCGCAATCCTGTTCTATCTCGCAAAGCGCTTTCCGGAAGCTGAACTCCTCCCAGCGAACGACATCGACGCCGATGCCGCAGCGATTTCCTGGATGTCGTTCATTGCTTCCACCATCCATCCCGCGCGCCGGCGCGGCCTTGAGCGTGCGCGCGAAGTCTATGAGATTGCGGATCGGCGATTGGGCGATAACGTGTGGGCTCTCGGCGCCTACTCGGTTGTCGACATCCATCTGTTCCGACTCTACTGGCGCTTTCGCAATTCACTGAAGCCCGGCGATGATGAATTTCCCAATCTCGCAGCGCATCACGACCGCATGCTGATACGCCCGGCAGTCCAAAAAGCGTTGCACGTTGAATCGGAGATTGGCTACGAGCTACCGGCCTGA
- a CDS encoding DUF2267 domain-containing protein: protein MDELVSRLATAAGIDADTATKAIGIILGFLRKEAPGEAVESMISQTPGAEAAIADAGGGGGGLMGALGGLMGGGGVMALGGQLMGAGLSMDQMQTVGRELFAFGREKAGEDKMGEIIGQVPGLSQFV, encoded by the coding sequence ATGGATGAACTCGTCAGCCGGCTCGCCACCGCCGCGGGAATCGACGCCGACACCGCGACGAAAGCCATCGGCATCATCCTCGGCTTCCTGCGCAAGGAAGCGCCCGGCGAAGCCGTGGAATCGATGATTTCGCAGACCCCCGGCGCCGAGGCCGCCATCGCCGATGCGGGCGGAGGCGGAGGCGGGCTGATGGGCGCGCTCGGCGGGCTGATGGGCGGCGGAGGCGTGATGGCACTTGGCGGCCAGCTCATGGGCGCCGGCCTTTCCATGGACCAGATGCAGACTGTCGGCCGCGAGCTTTTCGCCTTCGGGCGCGAGAAAGCCGGCGAAGACAAGATGGGCGAAATCATCGGGCAGGTTCCGGGCCTCAGCCAGTTCGTCTGA